The genomic segment TTAACTGAAAGCTTGAGACATAACATGATAATTTTAGTGACTGGTTTGTGGGGGCTAATTttgataataattatatattattggCACAATTCTTATCagtaaaaagaaattttaatctctaaataaacacacattaattgcacctttaattttgaattaaaggtgcattatttattattttggccaTTTAGGGCCAGCtcaaacaagctgaaaacattgacattttatcGTTTAATGTGGACAAATCTTTCAACAACTTTAACAGCtgcatgtttacacacacagcaactttagcattcatttggagttgtgtttatgTCCACCTGAGGAATGTCAGTCTGTTGGGTAGTAGGCTCATATAATTAGGCTCTCATTAtccattttttccttccatttgGCTGGCTGGTAGTGGGCAGGGCATATCAATTAGCTCAGAGGAGTAATAAGGCTCATGAATAGCATCGTTGTGTGGGTGCGATTGCTCTCGAAACTATTTTTGGACTGAGATCGAgcctgtgggggggggggttgctatCCGTTTGGTCTGAGCTAGCCGTTTTTGCTGACTTGAGGTAAGACCCAAATAACCCATAGCCAGCTAGCCTCCGCTTCTGTTCCCCTGAATCATTACTTTTCATTTGGTCTTTTACCAACCcttgagaaaaatatctaaCTCTTCAGatatgctccactatgttcactatgttcaccagtgctttttcactgaaaacagctcacAGTTGTGCTAGTAACAAGGTCGATGAGAGCAGTAGGACTGAACCTAAAACAGTAAAGACAAATAGACAGCAGTCTTGatatctgtttgtttcctgtcctCATGTCTTACTGTCTCTGTCCCATTGTCTGGCAGACAGTGCTGTGGCTTCCTGATCCATCTGTTTAGCCATCATGCAGTGCTCGTGGAAATCCATGGTGCTGCTAGCATTAGCCTCCATAGCCATCCAGTACACAGCCATCCGCACCTTCTCCACCAAGCCCTTAAGCCTGCTGTGCTCTGTCGGCCTAGCACCCACGGGCCACTCTGTCAACTGCAGCCTCAAAGATCTGACACGACTGGGACAGGAGACACTCGAGGGCTCGGACCGAGACTGTGATGAGATCCTCTCCCACACCCAGTCCcctccccccttctccctcccctcctaTAATGCCACCAAGAGAACCCACATCCTCATTCTTGCCACCACACGGAGCGGATCCTCCTTTGTCGGACAGCTGTTCAACCAGCATCCAGAGGTTAGAATGTAATATGGATACATATGACCTGTTTcatatcaaattaaatcaacaatcaaaaaaatacaatcatacAGTAAAAAACATCGGAAATACTGtttgttatttcaaaaatgatgaacTTGAACATGCTTTTTCTGTTGGTCGCTAATGAATTCAGGGTTAAGTAAAAATTTTAGAGCCATTGCTTCTGCTTTCCAAACTAATATATCCTGGTCattttgatcatctttgagatgtgcCTAAAATGTGCCTAAATTGTGATAAAAAGCAGCTCACTGGACATTATCGAGAAAGGTCCGTTTAGGTGCATGTCAGAGCCAAGATCCTGCGTTACAGTGGCCACTGACAAACATGATCGGATTAACCCCCAGGCTAAACCTCTGGAACCCCTGTTGGGAGGTAAttgggtaaaataaaaatgattgaagAATATTCACGAGTAAATTAGAACCAAATTACAAGACAGATAATGATGCAATAGCGACAAGCAGGTCCAAGCATATTGTTTTGACTCACATGCATTAAAcaacttttaaagcaaaaacgttaaaatgtgtgtgaacaGCATTCACACACTGTGGAGAGGAACAGTTGGATGCACACACCAATGGTTCATATCCATTATAACAGTGGACACTGACACTTCTAATTACATGTAACACTTAATCATTATGAACTATTGTGCTGGTGATAAGTATGTCATAGAGAGTTTGGAAAAGGGTGAACTACTTTGGTGGCATTTTATACCTTTACTCCTAAGTCGACAGTATAGAAACAGCAACAAGTCAAAGGAGAGAGACATGGGGGGTGACTACGGTCCCTGGCTGGATTCGGTCCAGGGACCTTCTGGTTCTTATTCAGGGACTTTACTTTCAGACTTCCAGGGCTTCTCCTTAACTtgtcgtctttttttttcacaggctgaatTATAGATACATAGAGGTCTATAGAATTAATGCAGTGGAAAGCTCAAATATTCACCAATATCtcaaatttaaagataaaaccctacaataaatgataaaatacatttcatctCCAGAATCTAAACAAACTGTGAATCAATTTTGGTAGCGTTTGAAGTAGTCCTTCAAAAGCTATGAAAGTTTTTGGAGATAATTAATTGTACAAAGTTTGAAAGATACAGTAACAAACTTAAATACTTAATTGACCATTGATTGCAGTGCAGCAAAGTTTCTTCACGAAATGCAGGATATGATGCAAAATGATTTAAGTCTCTAGGGTGTTCTGGTGAGTTTTTCAATCTTTTGAAGTTTTGAGTGCAGTGTTGCTAAAATTTTGATTACTAGCTTATAAATCCTGGCCGCCTTGGTCAATGAAAATCAAACTTCACCTGCTAACTAAGATATGACCTCAGATCATGTCAtcttaattttacaaaaaaaattagaagTCAAATATGAGATGTAAAACTTTTTGAGCTTTTGGCATCCCATAGAGGTAGAAGGTGCCAAGACTGTGCAGTGAGGCTCAGAGCTTGAACCTGAGAATCTGCGCCAAACCAATTTTGAATATGGGGTGTTTATGTTAACCTtaacaacaaaatttaaaaaaaaaaaatccaaaactgcaaaatggaatggaatatcaaaataaaatgtagcaACTTTTGTGCATTTTAGTCCAGAGTTTTCATGTGTGAAATTTGctgaaaatttaatgaaatttgaaaGCTGTGAAAGGTTTTGGACATAATTCAAAATGGTGGGAAATCACATTGTCAGAATGGGTCCTTTTCCAGTTCCAAAAGGATTTGAAATTATCCACAAAATCCAGGagaaaaagaatgttttttccTAGGTTATGTGGTTCAGAAGTTATTGGCAAAAATATGAAAGCTGTTATTATAGAGCTACCATGAGGTCAGTTGATGTAGTTTTTGTTGTCTGGGTAGTGGGTGagttttttaaactgtctgcCAATAATCAACCGAAGGATTCCAAGAAGGTTCCGGCTAGTATGGTACTTGGACTGCTAGGGATACATATGACCAGAAATCactcaatgaaaataaaagcttgtaTGCCCCAAGGGTCTGGGGACCCATTGCATTCGCCAGCTTTGCCTAGTTGGTAATCCAGCTTGGCTGTAAGAGAGGAGAATGTTAGAGTTTCTTAAGAAAAACTGGTGAGAAGAGCAAAAATCTGCGGAGCAGTCAATCAGTGAAGTCTTTGTAGTAAACAGACACTGCCTGGTAAGGCATATGGCAGGCCACTAGGGTTGGAATTCATAAAGCCGCTCAGAGTAAAGGTTCGGTTTCAGTGTGAGTAAAAATTCTcagaataatgtgtttttgctctttgttCTTAGAATTAAGAGTAAATGTTGCACATAAACATCCAAATGTTCCAAGACATTGCTGCTACATGAGCTGCTACATTATTTAAGAGAGATTGAGAGGTATTGTAACCCAGTAATGCAGAGAAGGATGTTATGGGTTATTTCTAgtcaaatatagaaaaaaacagcCTGGCCAAATGCCTCTGAAGAACACCCGTAAACCATGACCGTTCATTTCTGTGCAAACGTAAGCATGTATGTGTGGAAGTGCAGTGTAACTGTCATTTAttgtctttgatattttttcatatcCCAGGTCTTCTATCTGTTTGAGCCTCTGTACCACGTCCAGTTGGCGCTGCTTCCTCGGATGGCGCAGAGTCGGAACCTGGCTGAGAGGAGGGTAATGCTGGGAGCAGCCAGAGACCTGCTGAGGTCTCTGTATCACTGTCACCTTAGTAGTCTTGAGAGTTACATACGACCCCATCCTGCGAACCACTCCACTGACAAGCTGTTCAGACGAGGAGCTAGTAAGGGATACGTGCCAGCACTTTGTGCACTTGTCCTGCTTTCATTCACATAATGATATTGacactacagtatattatattatatgtttttGCAGTGCACTGTAGTTGTGTTACAGTTTGTTATATTGTATGTGTCCTGTCTATAGGCCGGTCTCTGTGCTCCCCTCCTGTATGTGAGTCTCCTCTAGGCCCGGAGGAGCAGAGCCTGGTGCTGGCTGATGAGGGGGAGTGTGTGAGGAGATGTGGGCCGCTCAATGTGTCACTGGCTGCTGATGCCTGCAGAGCAAAGCACCACACAGCCATCAAGACAGTCCGGATTCCCCAAATCAGCGACCTTAGAGCACTGATTGAGGACCCAAGACTCAATCTGAAGGTAGAGAAATAATttcaactattattattattattgttttttaatccaaatttatttcagtattacaGTTTTTGTCCATTCAGATCACAGTAGACATGAGATTTGCAACTTGAACTTGAGTAAGACCCGAGTCATGAAAATGAGGGTTTGCAACTCGACATAATTAATTGAGTGCTGGGTCGGCATCATAACAGAATGTTTGGCATCTAACTAGTCCCATGCGGATTGTGCTATAAACATCATATAAACATCAAATTGTGTAGCCACTGAGGAGATTCCTGCTATTATTCTTAGTGTTTATAGAATGTGACtgcaattgtatttttttaaaagagcataATTTTATAATGTAAATCTGAGGAAGGAATTATCTGACTCTGCTGAAACTTACTCTACTCAGTTTTCAAAAGTCTACTGCTCTGGCATACGTTCAGCTACAGACCCTGTTCACTGTTTGCCTGCAAGATTTGGAACTTTCATagttctgtgtctgtgttgtgagTGTGACTTTTTAGCAAATTAAGTCAAAAGTGAGCATTTTTACAGCAGTTTTCAGACTTCATCAGTGCCACTCGCTCGCAATCCTGCAGTTTCTACTCTGCAAGCACATATAATACCTTAAAATGTTGCCAAAAAGCCTCTTCTCCCTctatatgaaaatgtataatCCGCAGGAGTTACAGTTTTTTAGATCTGAATTGACAGGTATGCCCTGTTTTTCATCATATGTGGAAAATTATATATCCTTGTGGTCGACAGGTTGTTACAATTCTAACTGAAAAAATTTCAGCCTCTAAGATTTATAGTTTTCTGGAGGAAATCGCAATTACGTGATACCTGTGCACATTTCACATTCCATAGGCAAAGCATGGTATATGGAGTACATTTCTTAAAGCCTAATCTGCACTGGGTTAACCAGCTGGTTCTATTTGTTGTGTATATGGTTGCGCGCAGACATGTGCGGGAGCTGGGGTTAAATCCTGAGTAAGGCATGATATTAAACTTgtcatttcaattaaaaattacGTTTCATTTCAGCGTGATAATCAACACATTTTGTTGACGTTTTAGAATTATTAGAAGCATCAGAAGTGTTAGAACCTCCATTTAAACAATGAACGACATTTTGTAGGTTTTACTGCATTATTTGCAGCAGAGGAAGTGTTTGCAAGTGCGTCCCTGCTATATTGAAAAAAGCTTCGATGTGTCAGTATACATCTTGCACTACCCTGTTCACTGtcaagagctttttttttttttcagaaacattaCTGATCAAgccaaatttccattttatgcaagGCATGTGTGTATGCGCTAGAATGTCGGATGATTGCAGAATCCTGCAATATATATTGGAGATAAGGGGTTTCCCAGTGTCATAGCACAAAAAACATGCCATGATCGCATTCCTCGTCAAACAAAACCGGAACACAGGGGCCCTGAGCATAGCCGTGCAAACGTTGGCCACCTGACAAACGTAAGTCCAGTGCTCACTCTtctttagctctggttttggtctccaccagctcctgacgGAAagatctggctctttagctgctaaatgctccactatgttccccagctggtctctaactttgtctgtctgccatttggtgcttagcaggtagtgtgcagtggcctattagagcttttttttttccagagaacaGCTGCACGCTGAAACTTTAAACGATGCTATGagtgctgtgagagtgaacTGGCCATctaaacaatgaactgaaacctGCTATAAAGCTCCATTAAGCCAGAAGGAGCTGCAGATGCAGTTCATAATTCTCTTTAGGTTCATAACTACAAGTGAACCCCTTTCAcagtgtcacattgttttcacattgtcatttgatacactgttaatgtaaaatatcagttaCAGAGGCTTTAAGTTAACTGCTCCAGTACAGAAGAGTTTATTCAATTGCTCCAttagtgaaaatgtgaaacatggagCAATGAGTCAATTTAACTGCACTCAGACAAACTTAAAAGTAAGTTTAGTCAACAAAAGTTGACTAAGACCAGAATTGTTTTGTTAAGCTTGGCTTCTAGTAATGCTTAATTCTTCAcaaattcagcattttcaaaTCTTATCCCTCATACACTACGCTGCCTAATTATTATAGCTTTTGCTCAAAGGTTTGTTACATTCTGGATCAGCACTGATTGTGATTTCAATGTGACCAAACAGAGATGTGTTCAGATCAGACCAAGGAGCAGTAATGTACAGAGAT from the Xiphias gladius isolate SHS-SW01 ecotype Sanya breed wild chromosome 8, ASM1685928v1, whole genome shotgun sequence genome contains:
- the LOC120793411 gene encoding carbohydrate sulfotransferase 1-like isoform X1; this translates as MQCSWKSMVLLALASIAIQYTAIRTFSTKPLSLLCSVGLAPTGHSVNCSLKDLTRLGQETLEGSDRDCDEILSHTQSPPPFSLPSYNATKRTHILILATTRSGSSFVGQLFNQHPEVFYLFEPLYHVQLALLPRMAQSRNLAERRVMLGAARDLLRSLYHCHLSSLESYIRPHPANHSTDKLFRRGASRSLCSPPVCESPLGPEEQSLVLADEGECVRRCGPLNVSLAADACRAKHHTAIKTVRIPQISDLRALIEDPRLNLKVVQLVRDPRGILASRIETFRETYRLWRLWRATGRQPHNLDLGQINTVCEDFLRSVSTGLARPAWLRGRYMLLRYEDLARFPLQKTRELYSFLGLVLDHSVEDWIINNTRGSSDLSSRQKFTTVRDSAANAENWRVKLSLDMVVYTQTACQPLLELLGYKTVFHPRELRNLSHSLVEDRRFLPFF
- the LOC120793411 gene encoding carbohydrate sulfotransferase 1-like isoform X2 codes for the protein MQCSWKSMVLLALASIAIQYTAIRTFSTKPLSLLCSVGLAPTGHSETLEGSDRDCDEILSHTQSPPPFSLPSYNATKRTHILILATTRSGSSFVGQLFNQHPEVFYLFEPLYHVQLALLPRMAQSRNLAERRVMLGAARDLLRSLYHCHLSSLESYIRPHPANHSTDKLFRRGASRSLCSPPVCESPLGPEEQSLVLADEGECVRRCGPLNVSLAADACRAKHHTAIKTVRIPQISDLRALIEDPRLNLKVVQLVRDPRGILASRIETFRETYRLWRLWRATGRQPHNLDLGQINTVCEDFLRSVSTGLARPAWLRGRYMLLRYEDLARFPLQKTRELYSFLGLVLDHSVEDWIINNTRGSSDLSSRQKFTTVRDSAANAENWRVKLSLDMVVYTQTACQPLLELLGYKTVFHPRELRNLSHSLVEDRRFLPFF